Proteins encoded in a region of the Vicia villosa cultivar HV-30 ecotype Madison, WI linkage group LG5, Vvil1.0, whole genome shotgun sequence genome:
- the LOC131604676 gene encoding uncharacterized protein LOC131604676: MDQLYFDGMAISSRLGFPDLFITFTCNPNWPEITRLLSPKNLKPHDRPDIVAKVFNIKFKELMVDLIKKHILGKVLAFMYTIEFQKRGLPHAHILIFLHPQSKYPTPSDIDNSICAEIPDPTLHPALYALAVYYKDCEQMEHVLESASVTESMFTSWLVANARYEEAQSLTYGEFVTKFVYVKRNRLWKPRKRGFTIGRLVWVPPTTGELFYLRMMLTVAKGPTCYEDIRRVGETQYDTFREASFAMGFLDDDREYICALKEASAWGTGHYLRKLFVVMLLSGAVNRPAHVWKESWIILFDGLLHEQKLIANNPDLTLPDDAIQQLTLIEIEKMLQLNHRTLHDFKLIPYPNDYVIQQLGNRLIYDERQYNIQDMKAEFDNLFKSLTDEQRKIYDQIMDVINKQQGGVFFLHGYGGTGKTYMWRTLASALRSKHEICLTVATSGIASLLLLGGRTTHSKFKLPVPCLENSTCKINFNDPSAGLLREAKLIIWDEAPMAHKYCFETLDRTLKDVISNYSNSETIFGGKVVIFGGDFRQILPVVPGGSRSDIVHSTINASYIWHYVKVLNLTKNMRLSSGQTEEDKKEIADFSDWLLKIGEGRISEPNDDYANIGIPPELLITDFDDPILAIMESTYPYFLNCYQSCDYLKNRAILASTLDIVDNINDHILAMMPGDIRDYYNSNSVDRSEIHDNNIFQVLSPEFLSSLRTSGLPNHHLKLKVGTPIMLIRIIDQSQGLCNGTRLIVTNMAVHVLEAKLMGDNNNGKVIYFPRMDMSPSQSPWPFKLSRRQFPVIVAYAMTINKSQGQSLDWVGLYIPRDVFTHGHIYVAVSRVTTKKGIKILIHDDKNIPKLSTCNVVYKEVFNNI, from the exons atggatcaactttactTCGACGGTATGGCAATTTCAAGCAGATTGGGGTTCCCAGATTTGTTTATCACCTTCACATGCAACCCAAATTGGCCTGAGATTACACGGTTGTTGTCCCCGAAAAATTTAAAACCTCATGATAGGCCTGACATTGTTGCCAAAGTTTTCAACATCAAGTTTAAAGAGCTTATGgttgatttaataaaaaaacatattctTGGGAAAGTTTTGGCAT TTATGTATACAATTGAGTTTCAAAAGCGAGGCTTACCCCATGCCCACATTTTGATCTTCTTGCACCCCCAAAGCAAGTATCCAACGCCGTCCGACATTGATAATAGCATTTGTGCCGAGATTCCCGATCCTACGCTTCATCCTGCTTTATACGCACTG GCTGTCTATTATAAAGATTGTGAACAAATGGAGCATGTCTTAGAGAGTGCAAGCGTAACAGAGTCTATGTTCACGTCTTGGCTGGTAGCAAATGCAAGATATGAGGAAGCCCAGTCATTAACATACGGTGAATTTGTTACAAAGTTTGTTTATGTTAAGAGAAATAGATTGTGGAAGCCACGAAAAAGAGGGTTCACTATCGGACGTTTGGTGTGGGTTCCACCGACAACCGGGGAACTTTTCTATTTGCGGATGATGTTGACGGTGGCTAAGGGACCAACTTGCTATGAAGATATAAGGAGGGTCGGTGAAACACAATATGACACCTTTCGAGAAGCATCCTTTGCAATGGGATTCTTAGATGACGACCGAGAATACATATGTGCGTTAAAGGAGGCAAGTGCTTGGGGGACAGGTCATTATCTTAGAAAGCTGTTTGTTGTTATGCTCCTATCAGGTGCTGTAAACCGTCCTGCCCATGTATGGAAAGAATCATGGATTATATTGTTCGATGGTCTCTTGCACGAGCAAAAACTAATTGCAAACAATCCAG ATTTGACATTACCGGATGACGCAATCCAGCAGCTGACATTGATAGAGATCGAAAAAATGTTGCAACTGAACCATCGTACCCTACATGACTTCAAGCTCATTCCTTATCCAAATGACTATGTTATTCAACAACTGGGAAACCGACTTATATACGATGAAAGACAGTACAATATCCAGGACATGAAGGCGGAGTTTGATAACCTATTCAAATCTCTCACTG ATGAACAGAGGAAGATTTACGACCAAATCATGGATGTCATTAACAAACAACAAGGTGGTGTCTTCTTCCTGCACGGTTATGGCGGAACCGGTAAGACATATATGTGGAGAACACTTGCAAGTGCATTGAGATCTAAGCATGAGATTTGTCTTACTGTTGCAACAAGTGGGATAGCATCTCTTTTGTTGCTAGGGGGTCGTACAACTCATTCAAAGTTCAAGTTGCCAGTTCCATGTCTTGAAAACTCAACTTGCAAGATTAATTTTAATGACCCTAGCGCTGGTCTTCTAAGGGAGGCAAAGCTAATTATATGGGACGAGGCACCAATGGCACACAAATATTGTTTTGAAACGCTGGATAGGACTTTGAAGGATGTCATAAGTAATTACAGTAACTCCGAAACTATTTTCGGAGGGAAGGTTGTGATTTTTGGTGGGGATTTTCGTCAAATATTACCCGTTGTACCCGGAGGAAGCCGTTCTGACATTGTCCATTCAACAATTAACGCTTCTTACATTTGGCATTATGTTAAAGTCTTGAATTTGACAAAAAATATGCGTCTATCCTCCGGACAAactgaagaagataaaaaggaaaTTGCGGATTTTTCAGATTGGCTTTTAAAGATAGGAGAGGGAAGAATTTCAGAACCTAACGACGATTATGCTAACATTGGCATACCGCCAGAGCTGTTAATTACAGACTTTGATGACCCTATTCTAGCCATCATGGAGAGTACATATCCTTATTTCTTAAATTGTTACCAATCGTGTGATTATCTAAAAAATAGGGCCATTCTTGCTTCAACTTTGGACATTGTTGACAATATCAATGACCATATCCTTGCGATGATGCCAG GGGACATAAGAGATTACTACAACTCTAACTCAGTTGATCGATCAGAAATCCATGACAACAACATTTTTCAGGTGCTTAGCCCAGAATTCCTCAGCTCTTTAAGAACTTCTGGCCTACCCAACCATCACTTAAAGTTAAAGGTTGGAACACCAATCATGCTTATACGAATCATTGATCAATCCCAAGGTCTATGTAATGGGACAAGGCTTATAGTAACTAATATGGCTGTTCATGTGCTTGAGGCCAAATTGATGGGTGATAACAATAATGGGAAGGTTATATATTTCCCGCGAATGGATATGTCCCCGTCTCAATCTCCTTGGCCATTCAAGTTATCAAGACGTCAATTTCCAGTTATTGTAGCCTACGCCATGACCATTAACAAATCACAAGGCCAATCGTTGGATTGGGTTGGACTCTATATACCTCGGGATGTTTTCACGCATGGACATATTTATGTTGCCGTTTCACGAGTTACAACCAAAAAAGGTATCAAGATATTGATACATGATGATAAAAACATCCCAAAGCTTTCAACATGTAATGTTGTATATAAGGAAGTTTTTAACAACATTTAG